The following proteins are encoded in a genomic region of Acipenser ruthenus chromosome 4, fAciRut3.2 maternal haplotype, whole genome shotgun sequence:
- the LOC117400270 gene encoding desmoplakin-like isoform X2, whose translation MNAYGSETKLNLMGRRTNSRPDINTYTFSQRSEGPIRGNGHQQEYSMDYSTGREFYKGGPQVAVSQGDFLQRQSKIQDLMRLCSENLNRAEICIQSDKRYIDAGQPPKYSKEADNCIEEANDLIGRIDMSIIEMMQMGQPTEALQNGSIQLKEQLRATHYAFNSIRKTYTIPRKSTGSWADSSASFQDAMAWIAQQKRLIETSPFGEDSSAIEQQIYTQKKFHSTLERAPEIQRARADAMGNKAALNALDLEFDSMMKMSNDRTDQLRQLQNIIEEISKEIMWVNEREEEELVYDWSNKNTAIAKKQEDYSKLMSLLEEKEKQLNKLKQKVDVMLKNNHPASDKIEAYMDTLQTQWSWILQITKCIDVHLKENAAYFQFFDEAQAIESHLKKQQETIRKTFQCDKNMSLPRIQDLIKELEKEKEKVLEYRRQVRNLVSKSQNIVQLRPRNPDYKSSSPVILKALCDFKQDQKTIRKGDEGILVDNSQRSKWQVTGPGGLDMMVPSVCLIVPPPNPLSTSIATKIDQYHEAIMSICNQLYINMKSLLSWKYCMMDIEKIRSLTISTIQTMRSEDYQLIIKNLDNHYQEFLRDSRGSEMFGDNDKKQMQDSYSGATDYYRNLIVRLPTTTSVTRTVVAPNNSNPVTSTNVSTSHSPVSQSLLLDLQELRVRLENSESRMTQHIHIPLDEDTVKDCYNRITTLEGMQGEFHKIRDDFMRIRESNLKHLSEIKDPDTINFLNGEVAFINRKLTNLDSFSGSYLERLKALKALFQSMAQAEDTIKKYEARLTEEETISLDFYKVDAYRESLKQMRADVDQKRDLIKNMEDELQKAMSHNGQIDESFHKCDTDLSKYKEKVGQMSDRWRRIQTQIDNRYVDLESQLRQLKHHRGISGMLSKWTDDTRRRQDTLEATRFDEPKVIVEQMNEQKALLTEIKSKRGTVEEVQKNADLIASSIKDYELQLASYSAGLDTLLNIPIKKTMVRSPSSVILQESADQQARYIELLTRSSDYYKFLGEMLKSMEELKMKNTKIDLLEEELRLAKDANLDNSNKNMFLDQNLSKYQSECNEYREKLLSLEIIKRKYELECGSAKQNLDSTYNQIKGLNEKITRLTLEIDEERRMRKLSEERYSHHHEDYDLTIKKMKKELDDLNWQKIDIETTMKDREREIERLKIQLQDEAARKREFEIEMSKVRNQHNQEIINLKKSYDSEVHVTKTTIQQVTMQKKEELEDFKLQLERALAEKRDLAEEVQRLKNSITETELRWRKTEEAVNQQKASSSEESRKRNEIEREIHTITKLRSEESLRYKESLQDASKAVQDKAKDIERLEQLLKEESRKSKELIIEMQTITKKQSDESLRYKQSMQDTSKAIQDKVREIERLKQLLEEESRKRKAVEWENDELKQSQIDLQKKNTYSTETVQKLKISEQELNVIRVNLDKVSREKSRAEQDAAQFQNSLKEIQFIKEKLEDELAVHRKAALEESSKRKRVEEDLERMRCACREHTNTINQLRLKIEEVSIVKQRSEQNLKGQQESLDKTLKEKQRAIDELNLLTAELKALQRKLLLEQENVKEANQRNEQLYRTIEEKSKIVNDSKSEIDRLQSLTQNLTKKRLRLEEELRNLRQELDDMKMNKDNCDSDKTALISELQLQLQTSSKRTLELQGLVNELSKEREKFRLEMEKYQKQTMESSNMIHEKQTHYNELLQEKEILLAKIKMLDQDKTRLQKYEDELSRVKATLDSESRQKLRLQDEHKQLQNDFSYWKNQCEMKEELVRKYNLEKDKNERDRYSMKSEIDRLLAELKVIDERYKHRLEDAEREKSDLQSLRLKMQKEISTLSQKPVTCNCQTDSSKLVFDGIRRKITANQLYDCKIINKATLDMLLKGQKTVEEVALDIQPSLKGTGVIAGIFVTPIEKLSFTDAKNKNLVQPESAVMLLEAQAATGHIIDPKVNEKLTVEAAYARGLVDREDKDKLLTAESAATGFHDPHTGKLISVGQAKKKEMISRNTAIRLLEAQVAAGGVIDPVSSVFLPKDVALDRGLIDSDLYRALTDPHADTKSYIDPATKKNISYPDLKEKCRVELHTGLLLLPAPKKCISFNGLREPVTLDELVDSEIVKQNVASALEQGRISQGEVNEQARPYLQGTSSIAGIYDELNDRTLGIYNAMQEGLLKYGTSLELLEAQAATGFMVDPVNNKLLTVERAYNSGLIGREFKDKLLSAEKAVTGYQDPLTGDIISLFQAMKKGLIEKDQGIRLLEAQIATGGIIDPKASHRLKVNIAYKRGYFDEEMNKIVSDAKVFCDPDTQENLTYLQLKERCIMDKKTGLCLLPMNKKKQITTTQKNTLRKRRVVIVDPDTQKEMTVREAYHKNLIDYDTFLELSGQECEWEEITITASDGTSRVVLVDRKTGIQYDIQDSLDKGFIDKKSMEKYRSGSLTLTQFAGMISSKYEGETTASSSSTEHVSHSSSVTSATSPSVSRERISSASFTLSRPSEQLEEISPIAAIFDTETLEKITISEAIRRAIVDSITGQRLLEAQACTGGIINPANGKKLSLQEAERQGIIDQDMAQRLKLAEKAYLGFEDVKNKKKMSLADAIKEKWLPYESGQHFLEFQYLTGGLIEPDVPGRRSMQEVIRKGMVDGRTAQKLQDTSSYPRNLTCPKTKLKISYKDAIDRSMVEETTGLRMLEASPVSSKGISSPYNVSAPGSRSGSRAGSRTGSRSGSRRGSVDLSPSSFSYSASSYSSSYTGN comes from the exons GTCTATTCAGTTGAAAGAACAATTACGTGCCACACATTATGCCTTCAATAGTATCCGAAAAACTTATACCATTCCAAGAAAGAGTACTGGATCATGGGCAGACAGTTCGGCAAGCTTCCAAGATGCTATGGCCTGGATAGCACAACAGaag cgCCTAATAGAAACTTCACCATTTGGGGAAGACTCCTCAGCTATCGAACAACAGATTTACACCCAGAAGAAATTTCATAGTACACTTGAACGGGCTCCTGAAATACAAAGGGCCAGAGCAGATGCG ATGGGTAACAAAGCTGCTTTGAATGCTCTGGATCTAGAATTTGACTCCATGATG AAAATGTCCAATGATAGAACTGATCAGCTTAGGCAACTGCAGAACATCATTGAGGAAATATCTAAAGAGATCATGTGGGTGAATGAGCGAGAAGAAGAGGAGCTGGTTTATGACTGGAGCAACAAGAACACTGCTATTGCCAAGAAGCAGGAGGATTACTCA AAACTGATGAGCTTGTTAGAGGAGAAGGAAAAACAGCTGAACAAACTTAAACAAAAAGTCGATGTCATGCTCAAAAATAACCACCCTGCTTCTGACAAGATTGAG GCATACATGGACACCCTGCAGACACAGTGGAGTTGGATTCTTCAGATCACAAAGTGCATTGATGTTCACCTAAAGGAAAATGCTGCCTACTTCCAG TTCTTTGACGAAGCTCAGGCGATTGAAAGTCACCTCAAGAAACAGCAGGAAACTATTAGGAAGACCTTCCAGTGTGACAAGAACATGTCACTGCCTCGCATACAGGATTTAATTAAGGAGTTGGAG aaagagaaagaaaaagtgtTGGAATACAGAAGGCAGGTCCGCAATCTGGTGAGCAAGTCCCAAAACATTGTGCAGCTGAGACCTCGTAACCCAGACTACAAAAGCAGCAGCCCTGTCATTCTGAAGGCCCTTTGTGACTTCAAACAGGACCAG AAAACCATCCGCAAAGGTGATGAAGGAATCTTGGTAGATAATTCACAGCGCAGCAAGTGGCAGGTGACTGGTCCTGGGGGACTGGATATGATGGTTCCTTCAGTTTGTCTCATTGTCCCTCCCCCCAATCCACTGTCTACTAGCATCGCTACCAA GATTGATCAATACCACGAAGCCATTATGTCAATCTGTAACCAATTGTATATCAACATGAAGAGTCTGTTATCCTGGAAATACTGTATGATGGACATTGAGAAAATCCGCTCCTTGACAATCTCCACG ATCCAGACAATGCGTTCTGAAGATTATCAGCTGATTATCAAGAACCTGGATAATCACTACCAAGAGTTCCTGAGGGACAGCCGGGGCTCAGAGATGTTTGGTGATAATGATAAAAAGCAGATGCAGGATAGTTACAGTGGTGCAACAGACTACTACAGAAACTTGATTGTACGACTTCCTACTACGACTTCCG TAACAAGAACTGTTGTAGCTCCAAACAACTCTAATCCTGTGACATCCACGAATGTCTCGACCAGTCATAGTCCGGTCAGTCAGAGCCTTCTGTTGGACCTGCAGGAGCTTCGTGTGCGTCTGGAAAATAGCGAGTCTCGAATGACCCAGCACATTCACATCCCACTGGACGAAGACACAGTGAAGGACTGTTACAACAGGATAACCACTCTGGAG GGCATGCAAGGAGAATTTCACAAAATCCGAGATGATTTCATGAGAATAAGGGAGAGCAATTTAAAGCATCTTTCTGAGATTAAGGATCCTGACACCATAAACTTTCTGAATGGAGAGGTTGCTTTCATAAACAGAAAACTGACTAATCTAGATTCCTTTTCTGGATCCTATTTGGAAAG ACTAAAGGCACTTAAGGCTCTATTTCAAAGTATGGCACAAGCTGAAGATACTATCAAAAAGTACGAGGCCAGGCTCACAGAAGAGGAAACCATTTCTCTGGATTTCTATAAAGTAGATGCCTACAGGGAATCATTAAAG CAAATGAGAGCAGATGTGGATCAGAAAAGAGACCTCATCAAGAATATGGAAGATGAGCTACAGAAGGCTATGTCCCACAATGGACAGATTGATGAGTCTTTTCACAAGTGTGATACCGACCTTTCTAAGTACAAAGAGAAAGTGGGCCAGATGTCAGATCGTTGGCGTAGGATCCAGACACAGATTGACAACAG ATATGTGGACTTGGAGAGCCAGTTGAGACAACTTAAACACCACAGAGGAATAAGCGGGATGCTCAGTAAGTGGACTGATGATACCCGTCGTCGCCAGGATACCCTGGAGGCCACTAGATTTGATGAGCCGAAAGTCATCGTAGAACAGATGAATGAACAGAAG GCTCTGCTCACCGAAATTAAAAGCAAGAGAGGCACAGTTGAAGAGGTTCAGAAGAATGCAGATTTAATTGCAAGCTCAATAAAg GATTATGAGCTCCAATTAGCATCATACAGTGCAGGCTTGGACACACTTCTGAATATACCTATTAAGAAGACAATGGTGCGGTCACCCTCGTCTGTCATATTACAAGAG tctgCAGATCAGCAAGCACGTTACATTGAACTCCTCACAAGGTCCAGTGACTACTATAAGTTCCTGGGTGAAATGCTTAAAAGCATGGAAGAGCTCAAG ATGAAGAACACCAAAATTGACCTTTTGGAGGAGGAGCTGAGGCTTGCCAAAGATGCGAATCTTGACAACTCCAACAAGAATATGTTTCTGGATCAAAACCTTTCTAAATACCAGTCAGAGTGCAATGAGTACAGGGAAAAGCTGCTGTCCCTGGAGATTATCAAAAGGAAATATGAACTGGAGTGTGGCTCTGCCAAGCAGAACCTGGACAGCACTTACAACCAGATCAAGGGGCTGAATGAAAAGATAACAAGGCTCACTTTAGAGATTGATGAGGAAAGGAGAATGAGAAAACTCTCTGAAGAGAGGTATTCACATCACCATGAAGACTATGATCTCaccataaagaaaatgaaaaaggagCTGGATGATCTGAATTGGCAAAAGATAGACATTGAGACGACCATGAAGGACAGAGAGCGCGAGATCGAAAGGCTGAAAATCCAGCTTCAGGACGAGGCAGCACGGAAGCGTGAATTTGAAATTGAGATGTCAAAGGTAAGAAACCAACATAATCAAGAAATTATTAATCTTAAGAAATCCTATGATTCAGAGGTCCATGTTACAAAGACAACCATTCAACAAGTAACCATGCAAAAAAAAGAGGAATTGGAAGATTTTAAGCTGCAGCTTGAAAGAGCTCTAGCAGAAAAGAGGGACCTTGCAGAAGAAGTACAGAGATTAAAAAACTCAATCACAGAAACAGAGCTGCGCTGGAGGAAAACTGAAGAGGCTGTTAATCAGCAAAAAGCAAGTTCTTCAGAGGAATCTAGGAAGAGAAATGAGATAGAGCGAGagatacatacaattaccaaacTTCGGTCTGAAGAAAGCTTGAGGTATAAAGAATCCTTGCAGGATGCCTCAAAGGCTGTTCAAGATAAAGCCAAGGACATCGAAAGGCTCGAACAGTTGTTGAAAGAGGAATCAAGAAAAAGTAAAGAGTTAATTATAGAGATGCAGACAATTACCAAAAAGCAATCTGATGAAAGCTTGAGGTATAAGCAGTCCATGCAAGATACCTCAAAAGCAATTCAAGACAAGGTTAGAGAAATTGAGAGACTCAAACAGTTGTTAGAAGAGGAATCAAGAAAGAGGAAAGCCGTAGAGTGGGAAAATGATGAACTGAAACAATCTCAAATTGATCTGCAGAAAAAGAACACATATTCCACTGAAACAGTGCAAAAACTAAAGATATCAGAGCAAGAGCTGAATGTTATTAGGGTTAATCTGGACAAGGTATCCAGAGAGAAAAGCAGAGCAGAGCAAGATGCTGCTCAGTTTCAAAACAGCTTAAAAGAAATccaatttataaaagaaaaactaGAGGATGAGCTTGCTGTGCATAGAAAAGCTGCATTGGAAGAGAGCTCCAAGCGAAAAAGGGTAGAAGAAGATCTAGAGCGTATGAGATGTGCATGCAGAGAACATACCAATACAATCAATCAGCTCAGACTGAAGATTGAAGAAGTCTCCATTGTAAAGCAAAGGAGTGAACAAAACCTAAAGGGTCAACAGGAGTCCTTGGATAAGACCCTGAAGGAAAAGCAACGCGCCATTGATGAACTTAACCTCCTGACAGCTGAACTGAAAGCCTTGCAGCGCAAGCTTCTCCTGGAGCAGGAGAATGTAAAAGAAGCCAATCAGAGAAATGAGCAATTGTACAGAACAATAGAAGAAAAGAGTAAGATTGTGAACGACAGCAAATCTGAAATAGACAGGCTGCAGTCCCTCACTCAGAACCTCACCAAAAAGCGTTTGAGGTTAGAAGAGGAGCTAAGAAACCTGCGACAAGAATTGGATGACATGAAAATGAATAAAGATAACTGTGATAGTGATAAAACTGCTCTGATTTCTGAGCTACAGCTTCAACTGCAGACGAGCAGCAAAAGAACACTTGAGCTCCAGGGGCTCGTTAATGAATTATCAAAGGAAAGGGAAAAGTTCAGACTGGAAATGGAAAAATATCAGAAACAAACTATGGAG TCATCCAACATGAttcatgaaaaacaaacacactacaATGAACTTTTACAAGAAAAAGAAATTCTTTTGGCAAAGATAAAAATGCTGGATCAGGATAAAACAAGACTGCAGAAATATGAAGATGAACTCAGTCGAGTCAAAGCAACACTCGATTCTGAATCCCGCCAGAAGCTGCGTCTGCAAGATGAACACAAGCAGCTTCAGAATGACTTCAGTTACTGGAAGAATCAATGTGAAATGAAAGAGGAACTTGTTAGAAAATATAATCTAGAGAAAGATAAGAATGAGAGGGATAGGTACTCCATGAAAAGTGAAATTGATAGGCTCCTAGCAGAGCTAAAAGTTATTGACGAAAGATACAAACATAGGCTTGAAGATGCAGAGAGAGAAAAGTCAGATTTGCAATCCCTGCGCTTAAAAATGCAAAAGGAAATCAGTACTCTTAGCCAAAAACCAGTTACTTGTAACTGCCAAACAGATTCTTCAAAACTTGTGTTCGATGGCATTCGCAGGAAGATTACAGCTAATCAGTTGTATGATTGTAAGATTATTAATAAGGCTACATTGGACATGTTACTTAAAGGCCAAAAAACAGTAGAAGAAGTCGCATTAGACATTCAACCAAGTCTAAAAGGTACAGGTGTGATAGCTGGCATTTTTGTTACACCTATAGAAAAGTTGTCATTCACTGATGCCAAGAACAAGAACCTTGTTCAACCAGAAAGTGCAGTGATGCTTCTGGAAGCACAGGCTGCCACAGGCCATATAATTGACCCAAAAGTAAATGAGAAACTTACCGTTGAGGCTGCATATGCAAGAGGTCTTGTAGATCGGGAAGATAAAGATAAACTTCTTACAGCCGAGTCAGCCGCTACTGGCTTTCATGATCCACACACAGGCAAGCTGATTTCAGTTGgacaagcaaagaaaaaagagatGATAAGCAGAAACACTGCGATTCGTTTGTTGGAAGCACAGGTTGCAGCGGGAGGTGTTATTGACCCAGTCAGTAGTGTCTTCCTACCAAAAGATGTTGCACTTGATCGTGGATTAATAGATAGTGATCTCTACAGAGCCCTCACTGATCCACACGCTGATACAAAGAGTTATATCGATCCAGCTACCAAGAAAAATATCAGTTACCCTGATTTGAAAGAAAAGTGTAGAGTTGAGCTTCATACAGGTTTACTTTTGTTGCCAGCACCGAagaaatgcatttcatttaatgGGCTAAGAGAGCCTGTTACTTTAGATGAACTAGTAgattcagaaattgtaaaacaaaatgttgctTCTGCTCTGGAACAAGGTAGAATTTCACAAGGGGAAGTTAACGAACAGGCAAGACCATACCTGCAAGGCACAAGTTCCATTGCAGGCATTTATGATGAACTAAATGACAGAACACTTGGCATCTACAATGCAATGCAAGAAGGCCTTCTTAAATACGGAACAAGCCTTGAACTTTTGGAAGCCCAAGCAGCAACAGGTTTTATGGTTGACCCAGTTAATAATAAGTTGCTGACAGTGGAAAGAGCTTATAACAGTGGATTGATTGGTAGGGAGTTCAAGGATAAACTCTTGTCTGCTGAGAAGGCTGTCACAGGGTACCAAGATCCATTAACAGGGGATATCATTTCCTTGTTTCAAGCCATGAAGAAGGGATTAATTGAAAAGGACCAAGGCATTCGTCTGTTAGAAGCTCAGATTGCAACCGGTGGAATCATTGATCCAAAAGCTAGTCATCGCTTAAAAGTCAATATTGCATACAAACGTGGTTATTTTGATGAAGAGATGAATAAAATTGTGTCAGACGCCAAAGTTTTCTGTGATCCAGACACTCAGGAGAATCTGACCTACTTGCAGCTAAAGGAAAGATGCATAATGGACAAGAAAACAGGGCTCTGCCTCCTGCCAATGAACAAGAAGAAGCAGATAACAACAACCCAGAAGAATACACTTCGGAAGCGCAGGGTGGTTATCGTTGATCCTGATACACAAAAGGAAATGACCGTTCGTGAAGCGTATCACAAGAATCTGATTGATTATGACACTTTCTTGGAGCTCTCTGGTCAAGAATGCGAGTGGGAAGAAATAACAATCACAGCATCTGATGGTACATCCAGAGTAGTTCTTGTTGACAGAAAAACAGGCATTCAGTATGACATTCAGGATTCATTAGATAAGGGTTTCATTGACAAAAAATCAATGGAGAAGTATCGATCTGGGAGTCTTACTCTCACTCAGTTTGCAGGTATGATCAGCAGCAAGTACGAGGGGGAGACCACTGCAAGTTCCAGTAGCACTGAACATGTAAGCCACAGCTCATCAGTGACATCAGCAACTTCACCAAGTGTCTCACGGGAACGTATCTCTAGTGCCTCGTTTACCCTTTCCAGACCTTCAGAACAGCTAGAGGAGATCAGCCCTATTGCAGCTATATTTGATACGGAAACATTAGAAAAAATAACTATCTCTGAAGCTATTCGACGAGCAATTGTTGATTCCATCACTGGGCAGCGTCTGTTGGAAGCTCAGGCCTGTACTGGAGGCATTATCAATCCTGCAAATGGGAAAAAGCTATCACTGCAAGAGGCAGAACGCCAGGGTATTATAGACCAAGATATGGCCCAAAGGTTGAAGCTTGCCGAGAAAGCATATCTCGGTTTTGAAGACgtcaaaaataagaaaaaaatgtcGCTCGCTGACGCGATAAAAGAGAAGTGGTTGCCATATGAATCTGGTCAGCACTTCCTTGAATTCCAGTATCTCACTGGAGGTCTTATTGAACCTGACGTTCCTGGAAGGAGATCTATGCAAGAAGTCATCAGAAAAGGCATGGTGGATGGAAGAACTGCACAAAAACTTCAAGATACCAGCAGTTACCCAAGAAACCTGACATGTCCAAAAACTAAGCTGAAGATCTCCTATAAGGATGCCATTGACCGTTCAATGGTGGAAGAGACAACTGGTTTGAGAATGCTAGAAGCTTCGCCTGTGTCTTCTAAAGGCATCAGCAGTCCCTACAATGTTTCAGCTCCTGGATCACGCTCAGGCTCCCGTGCCGGGTCACGCACTGGCTCAAGAAGTGGGTCCAGACGAGGAAGTGTTGATCTTTCACCCAGTTCATTTAGCTATTCTGCCTCGTCTTACAGCAGCAGCTATACTGGCAATTAG